GGCATCGTAAGGCAAAAACGCCAGCGTGAGCGCAAGCTGGCCCACCTGTTTCGCGAAGGATTTTCCGGTCGTCCGAAAGTGCATGAGCCACGGCCATTCGGAAGGCTTGCGCACGAATTCGGCCAGGACGGGCAGCAACCCCGGCAAAACGATGATGCCCAGGACGAGCAGCGAACCCGCGCTGCCGAATTGAGGCACAAAAATCCACGAGAAGAGCAGCAGCAAAGCGAGCGCGGCGGGGACCAGGCTCCGGCGAAGGTTATCGAAAATCTTCCATTGCGAAAGGCTCGTGAGCGGGTTCGCGATGTTTCGCGCGTCGGGACCGGGAACGCGCGGCAAGAGCCATTGGGCGATTTGCCAGTCACCGCGAATCCAGCGGTGGCGGCGATTGATGTCGGCATTGTAACGCGACGGATGTTCTTCGTAAAATTCGACGTCGCTGATCAAAGCCGAGCGCGCGTGCAAGGATTCAATCAGGTCGTGGCTAAGAATCGTGTTCTCAGGAAAGCGTCCGTGAACGGCGCGCTCAAAAGCGTCCACATCATAAATACCTTTGCCGATAAACGAACCCTCGCCAAAAACGTCCTGATACACATCCGACACTTCGCGCGTGTAGGGATCAATGCCCGCATCGCCGGCGAACAGGCGCACAAACCATGAGCGGCTCGCGCTGGGCAAACTCACGCCGACTCGCGGTTGCAGGATGCTGTAGCCTTCGGAAACGATGCCCGTTTCGGAATTGAACTGTGGACGATTCAGCGGATGCGCGATGGTGCCGACGAGTTGCCAGGCGGCATCGCGGGGAAGTTGAGTATCGGTATCCAGCGTGATGACGAACTTGACGCTGTTCAGGAGCGAAGTATCGCCCACGATTTTGGAGAATGAACTTGGCGCGCCGCCTCGAAGAATGGCGTTGAAATCAGCAAGCTTGCCGCGCTTGCGTTCATAACCCATCCAGACTTTTTCCGATTCGTTCCACTGGCGCGGACGATGGAACAGGAAAAAAATATTCGGGCGGTCCGACTCATATTTCTTATTTAATATGTTGATGCCCTCGCTGGCCTGTTCGAGCAAAGCGGCATCGTTGGGCGTCGTCTCGGCGGGAGAATCGCGGAAGTCGGTAAGCAGCGCGAAGTAAAGATTGTTATCGCGATTGGCGAGGTAATGGATTTCAACCGTCTCCAGCAAACGATCAATGCCGGTCGCGCTGTCGAGCATGGTGGGCACGACGACCATCGTGCGGCATTGCGCGGTGATGCCTTTGGAAAAGTCCAGCCGCGGCAATCGCTGGGGCTTGACGAGGCAAGTGGACAGCCAGTTCATCAGCGAAACCGCCATCTGGCTCATGCAAAGCAGCGTGGCCAGCGCGAGGAAAACCAATTCGCCGCCGTGGATGCCGAGGTTCCGCGCGTGGCGGCCGATGAGGATGGTCGCCGGAACCATGATGATCGCCATGCCACCGGCATAAAAGGAGAGCGGAAATTTGCGGATGGTTTTATCCATCAATGCGCGCCACGGCCAGGAAACTCCGGCGGATTTTTCGAGCACTTGCTGGCCCTTATCAATCAGGAAATACCCGACGTGCGCCGTGCGATCCGCCGAGCTTTTCTCGCTCGAGTTTTGTTCGGCGAGTTCAATAGCTTTCCACGCGACATCGTTCTCGGAAATTTTGCTGAAACGCGCGATTTGCTCGACGGCGTGGCGATAGCGGTCGCGTGTGGCAAAATCCATCGTTTTGTAAACACGGGCCGGGTCGTTGCACAGCGTCTGGTCCACTAGGCTCAGGCTCTCGACAAAATCGCGCCAGTCAGTCGCTCCGATGAACCGCAGGCTCGCGATGGTATGACTGATGGAAACCTGGTCGGCCGCTTGATTCTGGCTTTCGGCCAGGATGCGTTGCTCGACCGAAAACCCGTTTTCGGCGAGGCGTTGCTCAAGCCAGTTGCGGGCGAAATGCACGGCGGGATCGAGCCGGGCGATGCGTTGGCAAAATTCCGCGACGAACGCGCTGGAGAGTGGAAGCTTCGCGCGGGCCATGTCCGCGATGACGACAATGAGATTGGAAGGATCCGTTTCGGCGACGGTTTGCAGGCGATCTGCCCAATAATCAGCGAGGTCGCGATCCTGCCGGTCAGCTTTCAAATGAACCGTGATGCGGCGAAGATTCTCGATGAGGCCCAGGCGCAGCATGATCGGAACCGCCCACAGTTCGCCAAGATTCAGCGGCGTGACGGTTTGATAGGCCCCGACAAAGGCGCTAAGATGCTCGACATCAATTTGCGCGTCCACGTGCGCGATCAATTCCAGCACCAGATCAAATACTCTCGGCAGTCCGGCGGACGCGCCGCTGGAAAGCCGGGGCAATTCGCGGCTGTAACCCCGCGGCAAATGGCGCCGCGCCATCTGGATCTGTTCCTCGATCAGATAAAAATTGTCGAGCAGCCATTCCGCCGCCGGCGTGACCCGGCGTTGTTTGTCCACAGTCAGCGTGGTGCGATTGAAGGCTTGAAGAATTTTCTCGTTGGCGTCAAGACGGCGCAGCAACCGATTGGAACCTTCTTTGACGCCCAACTTATGTTGTTCGGCCGTATTTTTGCCGTGATGAATAAGTTGTTCGACCGTGAAAAGTTCGGCGCGCAAAGGACCTTCCGCAGAGTCCATGTGAGATGGAAACCACTTGGCAATCTTTGCGAGCCACTTTTCCGGGTTCGACCGTCGTTCAAAAGCGTCATTAACCATAGAAGAACTGCTTCGGCAACCTTCCCGCTGGCCGTGGTTCTTGTTAAGCACAGAAATTGCCAAGGTTGGAGAACGTGGCCGATGACGCAAAAGCTAGTGTTTTGCAATGATTTAACCTCATTTCAGAAACGGAAGAGTCATCGGGATTTTGCAATTTGCAATAACAGGCAGGTGATTAATTGCAAATTGTGACAAAACAGGCCTCCATTTGGCGCAAAAAAATTCGCAACCTATTGAATTCCAAATGAACAGCGGATTTCTTAAGGACGGTATGTTTCTAGCGAAGCTTTTTACGGAAACAAACAGGCAGCCGTCACTCGACATAGTTACGAACGCCACCAACCGACTTGATTAAAAATATGCCGATCGAATACGCCATAGATTTCAAACGCGCCAAAGTTCCCTACCCTAAACCTTTGCCGGTTTCGAATTTAATCAACGCCGCTTCCGCTCTCGACACAGCGGAAGACACGAGCCCCGTCGAGACTCACACCGAACGGCAAAAGTATGACGGCAACACGGCATTTAGACTGTATCTGCGCGAGGTCGGCCAAACAAAATTGTTAACACCGGAGGAAGAAGTAAAATTAGCCTTGCGCATCAAAAAAGGCGACAAGCGCGCGCGCGAACAAATGATCAAGGCGAATCTGCGCCTCGTCGTGAAGATTGCCCGCGGCTACGAAGGTTGCGGCATGCCGTTGCTGGACTTGATCAGCGAAGGCAATGTCGGCCTGATGCGCGCGGTCGAGCGCTTCGATCCCAACAAGGGCGCCAAACTTTCGACTTACAGCACCTGGTGGATCAAGCACGCCATCAAGCGCGCGCTCGCCAATCAGTCCAAAACGATCCGCCTGCCAGTGCACGTCGTCGAAAAGATTTTCCGCATGCGCCAGGCGACGACGGAATTACAAAGCGTCCTTGGCCGCGAACCGACCGATCAGGAGCTGGCGGACGAACTGGGTTACAGCGCGAAGAAAATTGCACAATATCGTCTCGCGTCCAATCAGCCGGCCTCGCTCGAAGCGCCGCTGGGCGACGAACGGGATTCCAAGCGCATCGCCGATACGGTCAGCGATGAAAATGCGTTTTCACCCTATCAACATCTTGAGGAAAAGACTAATACCAGCATGGTCCGCGAATTGATTTCAAAACTTGCCCCGCGCGAATTGGAAATCCTGCGGCACCGGTTCGGCCTGGATGGCGAACCCGAAAAAACTCTGGACGAGATGGGCCAAAAATTCGGCCTTACCCGTGAACGCATTCGCCAATTACAAAATGGCGCCCTCCTGAAACTCCGCAAGAGTGTGGAGAAGCTTGAGATGTTCGGCGTGGCTGCCTAAACGGGCAGAATTAATTTAGGCATTAAATCCGTGGCTTACTTCAGCCACGGATTTAATTTGTACCGATCCCCCATTCTCCACCATGTCGAACGTACATAAAAAAACCATCTGCCGGGCGAAGTTTTGATTCGCTCGGCAGACGGCGTCGCCCGGTTTTGGCGCTTTCAGCGTGTCGTGATCGCCGGGGTGGCTGTGCTCGCTTTGCGGCGGCGCAGGATCCGGCGCGGTGTTTTCAACCAGGCGTAGTGACAGTCTTCGCAATAATATTTGTGCTTCATCACGTGCAGGGCGACCAGGGCTTGGCGCGCCAGCGTGGGGATGATGTTCTTACGCGTCAGGTCAGGATATTGCACGCGAGATGAATCGCAGGACGGACAGCGCACAGCGTTGCGCATCACGTCGGCAGCCGGACGGCGGGCCAGGATCGTTTCAGCGCGCTCCAGCAACTGCGACGGCACTTGAACATGATAACCCGCCTTCGGTTCAACCATGAACCAATACCGTTGAAGATTGGTCTCATCCTTCACTTCAGCGGGCATGTCTTCTTGAAGCAGAATGGACTTTAAACTTTCGGCATCCGCCTTGTCGTCGAACGTGGCGATCGTCAGGAAGTTATTCAAACTGGTTCCGGTTTTCATATTTTTACTTTCTTTTAAGGCCCGCGCATTTTGGCCGGCCCGGTTGCTGAATTATAATCAGCTTTGGATGTGCCAATCTCGTGGACATGTGAAATCCCCTTGATTTTGTTGGGTTTAGCCAGGACATCGGCCACCTGTTCCCGTTCGTCCAAACAATTTGCGCCGGAACTTGCCGCAATCTGCCGCGCCGCAATATTTCTCCGTTGTTTTAATTAACCACAAAAAGAAAACATTCCTTTCTCGCTGTTGCGCAAAAGGAATGTTTTTAACAATTCGATGCCACCGGGAGTTATTGCGTTTGTCCCGTTGAATTTGAAAACGGCACATTGAGCGGCGTAGCGTGAACTTCTAATTGGTTATCCACTTTATCAGCCGATACCACCTTTGCCGCCGCTTCGCCGATCAAGCGCTTTTCCTCCGCCGTATCCACCGGACCGGACAATGTCACCTTGCCGTCCACGGTAACGATTTTAATATTCCTGGCGTCCGTTGAAACGATGCCGTTGTTGGTCATGATGAACTCATGAATCTGGCGTGAGATTTCGTCATCCGACAGGTCGGGGCGGGGCGCGGGCTGCTGGTCGCGAGTGCGAACATTTTGCGCATTGAGATCCATATCCCGCGTGAGAAAATAAGGCTGAACATGGTAGTTATCATATATGTCGCCAATGGACGCGGGTTCAAGCGCGTAACCCCATTCGGAGGCTTTGAAATGCGGCGATGCTCTGAATACTTCGCTGGAAGTTTCGAGGGCAAGACTCGTGTGGTCTGAATTCCAATGGAAAGCCGTAGGTGGCACTGCGCGAAAGGTTTCATCAATGCCAAGAAAACCGCCGGTGGCGAGCACTACTTCCACGATGCGACCGTCATGCAAATCGAGCACGTAATCATTGATCTTGCCCAGGCGTTCATCCAGGGAATTCATCGCTGTCGTGCCGGTCAAACGAGTCGCGCGCGCGATATATCCCAATTCCGGCAAGGGAGCCGGGCGATCCGATGAATAATAGTTTTCCACTCCATGAGTGGAGGCCGTGCCCAGCGCGGGTTGCTGGTCATGGACAAAATAAGGCGCCACTCCAAAACGCTGATAGGTTTCGCGAATCTCGACATATTGGGTCGCTTCGTTCCACTGCGATAAGTTGAACTCAGGCGAATTTCTCAGGACATTTGCATCGCCGTCGAAACGCAATGCCCCGCGTGTGCGGTCCGAGGCAAAACTCGACGGCGGCACGGCGACAAGTTTTTGGTCCATTCCCAATGCGCCATTGGGAGCAATGATCACTTCGGCCACGCGGCCATTTTGCAGGTCCAACGCCAGTTCTTTCACCCGGCCAAGCTTTTGATCTTTTTCATCCACGATCTCGCGGCCGATGATTTCTTTGGCGCGCCGCAAATCACCAAGCGATTCCGTCGGAACGCTGCGTTGAGCCGCCGCCACATCGCGATCACGCAATACCGGATCATTGGCATCCGCCTCATCCGTTCGCGCGGAAACGGTGGCGCAACAAAGCGCTGTGGCGCTTATAAAAATCAAAAGTTTTGTTCTCACGGCATGGCCTTTCTCAAGTGCGTTTGTTTAATTTCAAACCGCAGTATAATCGAAGCTTGGAGCATGCCCGCGAAGCGGATAAGCGGAGCGGGATGCAAACCAGCAAGTTACAATGAACCTGTCAAATTTCGTCTTCGGCAATTTGCAAAATGAAATTGCCCGCCGTGCAAGTTGCAGCCACGCCCCTCTCCTGTAGGACATTTACCGACGCGAAAATCAGTTGAAATAGACTTCCATCGCGCGCGCGGCGTTTGGTAATTTGACAACGTGCAGATAGATAACGCAGTCCGGCCCTTGCCACTGCGCGCTTTACAAAATTGGCTGATTGAGAAGCGCGCCGGTCTGAACGTCTCTCGCCGCGCAACACACCTCAAACTCCTCCTGCTGGTATTGATTCTCATCCCCTGTCTTTCTCACGGCCAGACATTGAAGCCGGAGGAAATTTATCAAAGAATTTTACCCACGGTGATGACCTTGCACGTGCAGAATGCGCGCGGAGAAAATTATATTGGAACCGCTTTTCTTGCGTTGGATAAAAATGTGGCGGTCACGGCCTGGCACGTCGTCAGCGATGCCGCCAAGGTCACGGCTAAATTTTCTGACGGTCGCGTGGTGAATGTTCAGCAGTTGATTGACAAGGACGAGGAGCATGACATCGCCTTGATCCGGCTCGATGGCGCGAATCGTCCCGAGGCAACTTTATCGGTGGCAGACCCGGCGGTGGGTTCGCGAGCTTACGTCATCGGCGCGCCCAAAGGATTTGATTTCAGCATCACCGACGGATTGGTCAGCCAGCTCCAAACCATCCACGGTTCAGAGCAATATCAAGTCTCCTGCCCCATCTCCGGCGGCAATAGCGGCGGTCCGGTGGTCAATGAGCGCGGTGAAGTTTTGGGCGTGGCCGCCTGGACGCAAAAGGACGCACAGAACTTGAGTTTCGCCATTCCCGCGAGTTTTCTTACCCATCTCAATCCGCATCACACTCCGACGCCATGGAGCGCCGTCGCCGCTGCCAGTGGCAAAATCTCCTTGCTCTCCGCGCAATCTGTTAACACGAGCGAACCCCAGCGCGACATCGCCGATCTGAAACATTTCCTCAACAACTCCGCCGGCGAACGTGTCACCATCACCGTTACCAAAGGTGACGGTGAGAAAAAATTCGACGTCGTCCTGCCGAAAAATTTCGCCCGCTAAATTGACGGAAGCGCAAGCCGCCTATTTGCGGCGTGCAATGCAGAATCCGAGCAAAGCCCCGACCGCAATCGCGAGCCCAACTGCTTGCATCGGTTTTTCCCGGATATACTCCGTCGTCTGTTTCGCCGCCTCGACCGCTTTTTCTTCGACGTAATCAATGGATTCCCGGGCATCGTCCAACAACTCGGACAATTTCCCGTGGGCTTCCGACACTTTGGAATCCGTGATGTGCGACGTCGCTGCGAGCAAAGACTTCGCATGCTCTTTCACCTTTTCGTGGTGATGCGCTCTGGAATGTGAAACCGTTGAATTTCTTTTCATGGTTTTTGATTTAGCAAACACTATGCCGGAAGATGTTTTTGAGTCCCTCGTTAGTTCAGACCCAATCAAATTCGCTCGCCGCTAAAATAATCGCGCGTTTCCATGAAAAAATGCCTCCATGAATGAGAATGACAATCCGTTAATTGAAATTATTCCTTCTGAAGCGATGCCGATAATAGAAAGACCCTCGCGAATTGCATGAAGTTTCAATCTTGGTTCGCAGTATGCCTAAATGACCAACCGCGAAAACCCGGCCGCTGCGGGAGATATATTAACCAAAATGTAGCTGAGAGCTGAATTTTAAGTGCGATGAACAACAAAACGTGAATCGAAAAAATGGCGACCACCGGCAACTTGATCGAATTCGATCAAAACAGGCTCGTCATAAGCTGGACTCCGATAAATATAAAGCCGAGAATTAGAAAAACGCACTTTGCCACAAAAAATAAAAACGCGGGCCGGTCCAGTTCGCGTGGCACTAATATTTCACCCTCGATCGAGCCGGTCGTTCTCCAGAGTTTTTCCTCCTCGCGCCGGATGAAATTTTTTAGAACCAAAGCGCCGATCATGCTTTGAAGATAGCGAATGGCGGAGAGAGAGGGATTCGAACCCTCGGAAGGATTATTACATGCTTTTTCGTTTCTTTTCATTCTTTTACATTGGCCTTTATTCGTATTTGTTTGCTTTGATTTTTTTCGGAAGGTACATTGAGGTACAGTCCAAATGGCTAGCCTTTACAAACGAAGCAATTCTAAATTTTGGTGGTTGAAATTCCGCAATCCGGAGACGGATGCGATTGAACAAATCTCTACCGGCTTTAATACCGGCGATGCGCGGCAATATCTTAAAGCCGTCCAGATGCGGAACGAGTATGCCGTTAAAGAAACAAACTCCGCCAAGGCCAATGCCCTCAACCCGTTTTCCAAATGGGCTCCTGATTATATCAAAACCACCCACGCCAATTCGCCGGGAACGCTCAAGCGTTATTTGAGCACTTGGAACCTTCTGGCGGCTTATTTTTCCGCACTGAAAATAACCGCACCGGCTCAGGTTCGCCGGTCGCATTGTTTGGAGTATGTGACGTGGCGTTCCGACGTTCGCCATTTGAACAATTCCCAAACCGAAAAGGGAAAGCACGTGGGCCGAAACACGATCATTCTCGAATTGCGTGTGCTCCACAAAATCATGCAGGAGGCAGTTAACCGGGAGTTTATTATCGCCAATCCCGCGAGCCGGCTCGGACTGAAAAAAGATCCCTCGCGCGTGAAAGACGAAATTTCTGACGAACAGTTTGCCTTGATCGAGGACGAAGTTAAACGCCGCCTGCGCACCGCCGACACGCCAAAACAAAAATTGGTTGCCGATTACCTTTTCGTGTCCTGGGAAATCGCCCGGCTTCAAGGCATCCGCCTGAAGGAAACTCACATTCGCCTCGACCGTATTAACTTCGCTCACGGCAGCCTGCCCATAAAAGCCAAAGGTAATAAATTTGAAGACGTTCCAATCAATCCCAACCTGCTTCCCTTTCTCCACCAGCTTAAAAAAGACGGCCGCACTTACACTTATGAGATGCCGAAACACCCGGCCCAGCCGTGGTTTAAAGTTTTCAAACGGTTGCGCAAACATTATCTGGGATTTGAAAACATCAGCTTCCACTCGACACGCGTGACTGCCATTACCCGGATGGAGCGCGCCGGAGTTCCCGAGACGGTGATGATGAAAGCGGTTACTCATGCGTCTCCAACCGTTCACCGGGTTTACCGCCGGATTGATCCGAAAGAGCTGGCGCCATATTGGAATGCTCTGAATGTGAAGAAACCCGGCGAGACTTCGGCTTCAAAAAATCCGAAGCACGAAAATCAGGATTAGCCTTGAGCCAGTCCCACCATGCTTTTTCGGTGGTGCGCGAACCATGGGAAAATTGAAAACCAGCCTTTTTTGCCGCAAAAATATACGTGTAACCGTAATGCACCTGCTTGGCAAGTTGCGTCATGTTATAAACAACTATCATTGGAGTTCCATCACCAGGCATTTTCTTTTTTTCTTTCAGAAGAGACATAACTATTTACATTTTTGACAATCAGGACAATGCACCGCACACTTCACAACTCATGAAAAAGACCACCGCAAAAGAGATTTCCAAGAAACAGCCAGTGCCACCGGCCAAGCCTCACCGCTTTAACGTCTATGCCAGCGATGAAGGACTCGAACTGATCAACATTTGCATGAAGCACCGGCGCGTTGACAATCGGTCTTTCTATCTTTTACAACTCGTCCGAGAGGACTGGGAGCGCCGCGGCCGCCCTTCCGAGGGCTGACTTTCAACACGGGCTTCGCGAAGGGGTCCGGCATTCCCCGCGCAATCTGGCGGTCGAATTCTTCTCGAACCAGTTGAGCGATGAAATGTTGTTGGTTGTCCATGACGCGCCACTTCATCAAAGAGCGCGCCACCTTTCCCATCTCGGGGTGCTCTCGGCCAAAGTGCAGCCTGGCGTTAAAACAAATTTTCGTTGTTCCACGTCCACGAACTTTAACTGCTGGTTCATCATCAGGGTAGATCATGATTTGGGTTTGATTGCAGGTTTCTTTTTCGATTTAATTGCCGCGCCGCTGTTTTTCAGCAACGCTAAAGCTTTGGTTTTGCCTATGGCCTCTGAACCGTAAAGGTGAATAGGACCGCGAGCCAATGAGGCATACTCAAGGCAAGCTAAAAGCCCCACTTGCTCAGGAAAAGCGCTTCCTCGACTTTTAAGCGACGGTTTGTCGCGGTGAGTTGAACAATTCGAACTATTTGCTTTCATGCGCTGTTAAGAGGTTCTCGTTTGTTTGCCCGGGTACTTCAGCCATTGCTTTGGGTTGTGGAATTTCTATTTCAAACTTATCAAGAAACTCTTTGACGGCTGTGCGCACGAGATACGATTCAGACCGATCACTTTTCAAAATATAAGTGTCCGCCCGCTTCCTCAGCGCTGGTTCAACTCGGCCCCTTATAACCTCAGTTTTTTTCTCATTTGTGCTCATGTGGTCTGTTGTGGCTCTTTTGTGCCACATTCGGTTACAGTCGTCAACGGGTATTTTTAAAAACTTTTACTTGCCTTTGTGCTACACCGTGCTACAAGTGGCGGCGAAATGTCTAAAGCGAACAAAACAGCAATGATAAGAGCACGTTGCACAACAACGCTCAAAGGTGATATTGCGTGGGCAGCACAAGTTGAAAGCCTGGACGAGGCCGACATCGTTCGCAAAGCCACAGCCGAATATGTGCTCCGGCTTCGGCACCGCCTTAATCCGCCTGTTCCTTTTCCGTCATCCCCAGCACCTCTAGCCAATGCCGCCTGATGACTCAATAGCCGACCGGAATTATACGGAAATTCTGCGAGGGCGCTGCACGAGCGAATTAAAGACTCGGGTTATTTTGTTTTGCGGTAAAAAGGGAATGAGCGAAGCAACACTCATCCGGCTTGCAGTCATTGAATTTTTAGATAGGCAAGAACAGGGATATTCATCTCAAACTTTATTGCTCAATCAGTCCTCGTCGCTTTCAGAAAAGGTTGAAAGGCTGACGCCTCCGGTCAACGAAACCGTTTCTTATCG
The genomic region above belongs to Verrucomicrobiia bacterium and contains:
- a CDS encoding RNA polymerase sigma factor RpoD/SigA, translating into MPIEYAIDFKRAKVPYPKPLPVSNLINAASALDTAEDTSPVETHTERQKYDGNTAFRLYLREVGQTKLLTPEEEVKLALRIKKGDKRAREQMIKANLRLVVKIARGYEGCGMPLLDLISEGNVGLMRAVERFDPNKGAKLSTYSTWWIKHAIKRALANQSKTIRLPVHVVEKIFRMRQATTELQSVLGREPTDQELADELGYSAKKIAQYRLASNQPASLEAPLGDERDSKRIADTVSDENAFSPYQHLEEKTNTSMVRELISKLAPRELEILRHRFGLDGEPEKTLDEMGQKFGLTRERIRQLQNGALLKLRKSVEKLEMFGVAA
- a CDS encoding PRC-barrel domain-containing protein; this translates as MIFISATALCCATVSARTDEADANDPVLRDRDVAAAQRSVPTESLGDLRRAKEIIGREIVDEKDQKLGRVKELALDLQNGRVAEVIIAPNGALGMDQKLVAVPPSSFASDRTRGALRFDGDANVLRNSPEFNLSQWNEATQYVEIRETYQRFGVAPYFVHDQQPALGTASTHGVENYYSSDRPAPLPELGYIARATRLTGTTAMNSLDERLGKINDYVLDLHDGRIVEVVLATGGFLGIDETFRAVPPTAFHWNSDHTSLALETSSEVFRASPHFKASEWGYALEPASIGDIYDNYHVQPYFLTRDMDLNAQNVRTRDQQPAPRPDLSDDEISRQIHEFIMTNNGIVSTDARNIKIVTVDGKVTLSGPVDTAEEKRLIGEAAAKVVSADKVDNQLEVHATPLNVPFSNSTGQTQ
- a CDS encoding serine protease; its protein translation is MQIDNAVRPLPLRALQNWLIEKRAGLNVSRRATHLKLLLLVLILIPCLSHGQTLKPEEIYQRILPTVMTLHVQNARGENYIGTAFLALDKNVAVTAWHVVSDAAKVTAKFSDGRVVNVQQLIDKDEEHDIALIRLDGANRPEATLSVADPAVGSRAYVIGAPKGFDFSITDGLVSQLQTIHGSEQYQVSCPISGGNSGGPVVNERGEVLGVAAWTQKDAQNLSFAIPASFLTHLNPHHTPTPWSAVAAASGKISLLSAQSVNTSEPQRDIADLKHFLNNSAGERVTITVTKGDGEKKFDVVLPKNFAR
- a CDS encoding tyrosine-type recombinase/integrase, with product MKFRNPETDAIEQISTGFNTGDARQYLKAVQMRNEYAVKETNSAKANALNPFSKWAPDYIKTTHANSPGTLKRYLSTWNLLAAYFSALKITAPAQVRRSHCLEYVTWRSDVRHLNNSQTEKGKHVGRNTIILELRVLHKIMQEAVNREFIIANPASRLGLKKDPSRVKDEISDEQFALIEDEVKRRLRTADTPKQKLVADYLFVSWEIARLQGIRLKETHIRLDRINFAHGSLPIKAKGNKFEDVPINPNLLPFLHQLKKDGRTYTYEMPKHPAQPWFKVFKRLRKHYLGFENISFHSTRVTAITRMERAGVPETVMMKAVTHASPTVHRVYRRIDPKELAPYWNALNVKKPGETSASKNPKHENQD